GCCCGGCACTGAATGCAGTGCAGACAGTCCACGGGCAGCCCTGCCACGGCACCGAGCAGAGCCCGGCACTGAGTGCAGTGCAGACAGTCCACGGGCAGCCCTGCCACGGCACCGAGCAGAACCCGGCACTGAGTGCAGTGCAGACAGTCCACGGGCAGCCCTGCCACGGCACCGAGCAGAACCCGGCACTGAGTGCAGTGCAGACAGTCCACGGGAAGCCCTGCCACGGCACCGAGCAGAACCCGGCACTGAGTGCAGTGCAGACAGTCCACGGGCAGCCCTGCCACGGCACCGAGCAGAACCCGGCACTGAGTGCAGTGCAGACAGTCCACGGGCAGCCCTGCCACGGCACCGAGCAGAGCCCGGCACTGAGTGCAGTGCAGACAGTCCACGGGCAGCCCTGCCACGGCACCGAGCAGAGCCCGGCACTGAGTGCAGTGCAGACAGTCCACGGGCAGCCCTGCCACGGCACCGAGCAGAACCCGGCACTGAGTGCAGTGCAGACAGTCCACGGGCAGCCCTGCCACGGCACCGAGCAGAACCCGGCACTGAGTGCAGTGCAGACAGTCCACGGGCAGCCCTGCCACGGCACCGAGCAGAGCCCGGCACTGAGTGCAGTGCAGACAGTCCACGGGCAGCCCTGCCACGGCACCGAGCAGAACCCGGCACTGAGTGCAGTGCAGACAGTCCACGGGGAAACCTGCCACGGAGCAGAGAGTCCCGTGGCCCAGAGCCTGGCACTGGCTGCGCTGCAGTGTCTCCAGGCTGGAGAGGCTCAATGCGTCATGGGTGAGCGAGGGGGAGGCCTGGCTgagacccccccatcccccgcagcCTTGGTGCAGGATAATCCCTTCCAATGTCCCGAATGCCGAAAGTGCTTCGGCCGCAGCTCGTACCTGGTGAAGCACCGCCGGATCCACGGGGCGGGGAAGCCCCACCAGTGCCCCCAGTGTGGCAAGTGCTTCAGCCAGCGCTCATACCTCTGCAAGCACCGCCGCATCCATGCCGCCGCGGCCGGCAAACCCCACGAGTGTGCGCTGTGTGGCAAGCGCTTCAGCCTTCGGTCCTACCTCTGCAAACACCGCCGCATCCACACGAGATAGACCCGCTCCCCGGGCCTGGGAGCCACAGCAGCCCTGCACGGGCCGTGCACGGCCCTGGAGCCAAGGGGACGCCGCCCCGGAGCCATGGTACAAGCCGCCCATGGAGCGTGCCGTCAGAGCCCACGGCATGGGAGCACTACCGGCTGAGCTGGCAGGCACGCGGTGCGAGAGGGAGCGCTGGGTGAGGCTGCGTCCTTATGGGAGTGGTTGGTGGGAACAGAGGGGAGAACTTTCTGTGCCATGTTCTGTAATGTTTTTGGTCAATAAATGGTTTTGAAGAGGGGGAAATGCTCCCTTGTAAACGCGTGTCTCCTCTCTGCAGCTGTTTGGGGGCAGACACAGGGCAAGGGCTGTGGCCCTGGGGTGAGAGCAGGACAGCCTAACCCACATATCCTGCGTGAGCCTCTCCAGCGGGGAGGCCAGTGTGCCCACGCAGCCATTCCCGTGGGGGGGACAATGCTGTCACGGGGCAGCCCATCACCCCTGCTGGAATGCAGCAGCTCACCCAAGGCTGGGATTCCCATGGGGCATCAGGTCCCCCTTTGGGAGCCCCAGCTTCCAGCAGGCCCTGCCACTCTGGTCCGCGGGCTACACCCAGGCTGGGGCAGCACATAGAGTGGTGAGTGTCTTTCCTCCCGTGGGAGGCCCTGGGGCCAGGCCCAAGGTTGGGTTCCCCACAGGAATGGcatgatgctgctgctgccccagccaggtgctcagttaaatagaatcatagaatcccaggggtggaagggacctcaggaggtcatctagtccgaccccctgctcaaagcaggaccaagccccaatttttgccccagatccctaaatggccccctcaaggattgaactcacaactctgggtttagcaggcccatgctcaaaccactgagctatccctgctgCTTGCTGCCCTCACAGCTGTAGGGTGGAATTTGGGAGCTGAGGGCATCAGAAACGCTGAGCTAGCCCGGCAGCCTCTCTAGCCCACTGGCTTATGCTGGGCTCCGGGGCCCATTGGAGAGCGCCTGCTACAGCATAATGGCCTTGGCTGTTGGGGCCCCGGGGCCCGCTCGCTGTGGGGGCTCCCTCCCAGGCGTgtgcccagaccctgcacccagTCCCCCGCTGGGTAGCAGCACCTCTGCCTGTGAGACAATTGCTCGTTCCCAAATTCTCTCTGGCCCTGGACTGGGCGTGCCGGTCACGTCCTGCTGTTATTAGAACAAACGTGGCTGGGGTGTTACTGGTTAAAACTTACCCAGAGAGGCAGTGGCCTTGAACCCATCAGAGGGGAGGGCCCGTCTGGGAAAGGGCCATTTCTCTGGGGTCTCTTTGGGGGCCCCAGAGCTGGGAGCACGGAGCCAATGGGGAAATAGACCTAGGGTTAGGACGAGGCAGAGTGAGTGCCAcctctgggaggcagggaggggacctCCCCAAGCAGAGAGGAAGGTGGGAGGCGGGGCGATGGGCATGCATGTACAATCCCCTGAAGCCTGTGTGGGGGCCTGGGGCACCCCTTAGCTGAGCATcgatgaagatactgaatagcATCGGACCTGACCCCCCACTCCATGACAATTCAATTGCTTTTTGCCTTCTGTTGATCCTGATCCCTTTAACAAGGCTGAGGTAGGTTTGGGGCAAATTTAAGCATTCAGCTGCACTTCAACAACCCAAAAGCAGCTTGCTCAGCCCCAGTCCCTGAGTCTCATGCCCCCAGCATGCAGGCCCCCCCGTTCCCCCCACATGCTCCGCCTGACCCTCCCAACAGCAGAGCCACATACCTCCCCACGCCGGTCTGCCTTCACCCCATGCAGAGCCTGTGGGAGGAGCTGAGGTCTCGCAGGCCCACCTGAATTGTGAGCACAATTGTGGAAATGTGGGTAAAGGTTCGGAAATAATTACTAATCCCCTGTAACAACCGACATTACGAAAAGGGAGCCAGCCGGCCTGCACTGGGCCAAACAAACAGGGCTCCAGCTCCAAGCCAGGAGCCCACGTCTCATGACCTAGAACTGGAGCCGGGAATCGATGGACCAGAACTGGGGGGTTGGCAATTAGGTCTGATAACGAGAGGAGGGGGCTGTGCCACTCTCAGGGCCGTACAGAGAAGGCTGCGAGATCCAAAGGGCCGGGAACTGGTGGCGTGAAAGGAGCGAGTTTCCGCATCAGAACTGCCCCCCAGCCTCCTGTGACCCCAGGACCCATCTTGAGCCCATTGGGCCTTCATTGCCCTGCTCCTGAGACATGCCCAGGCCAGAGGACACGGCTGCCCCCACTGGTGCTGGCTCGAGCCCAACCACCACCCGGGATACGAATCCTGGGTTCCTGCTGTTACCCCATTCCCTCGGACGCCTCCTATCACCCCATTCCCTTGGGCACCTCCTGTCACCCCATTTCCATGGGCTCCCGCTGTCACTGCATTCCCTTGGGCACCTCCTATCACCCCATTTCTGTGGGCTCCTGCTGTCACCCCATTCCCTTGGGCACCTCCTATCACCCCATTTCCGTGGGCTCCTGCTGTCACCCCATTCCCTTTGGCACCTCCTATCACCCCATTTCCGTGGGCTCCCGCTGTCACCCCATTCCCTTTGGCACCTCCTATCATCCCATTTCCGTGGGCTCCCGCTGTCACCCCATTCCTTTGGGCAGCCTTATCCTTCCCCACCTTAGCACTTTGCTCTCTCTCTTGCCTTCTGTTCAGTGCCTGGCTCTCTCGCAGCTGAGCCTGTGACCAGAGTGGCCATGGATAGCAATGCCCTCACCAGCCCAAGGCTGGGACAGGTTTgccagggctgggcctggcttgCTCCAGCAGACCGGCTGCAAGCGAGACTCACCGGCGTTTTCTCTCCGGGCTGGTCTTTCCTTGTGTGTGTCTGCCATGCTCTGTCCTCAAGGAGGAAGGGCCAAACTAATGGCAGCTCCAGCCCATTCTCTTTGCCCCACAGAAAGCCACTGATCACCAGCTCTGTTGCTCGCTAAGAGGCTGCCAGATGGGAGAGAGTTTTAGGAGAACCCCCCTGCCAGTGCGAAGAGGAGCACAGGCTGCTGGTGAACTAAAAGCCAGACTGAATACTTCACGTTTCAAAGGCTACAACTGGTTAGCGCTCTTTTCGGTAGCTTTAATCGAAGGCTAAGGAGATGTTTGCTGGGACATCAGCCCCCTATgggctcagcaaggcagggtcTCTGGACTGGAACCCCGAACCGAGTGGAACCGCTTAGCCCTGGGCAGCGACGGGGTCCCGTTAACGGCACAGACCCTGTGGGCTCATTTATTCCCGCTGAATTAACCCACCTCCGCAGAGCACCTTCCCCTCGCCCACTCGCCCAGGGCCCCCCGTGGCACCCTTCTCCCACCAGGGGTCGCGCCCTGGCTTGTCGCCGCCGGGCCCGGGACTGCCAGGCCCTAGTCATGGAGCCTCTGGTGGCGGACGAGCGCCGAGCTCTGGCTGAAGCCGGAGCCGCACTCGTGGCAGGTGaagggccgctccccggtgtggacGTGCTGGTGCCGGAGTAGCGCGGAGCTGACGGCGAAGCGGCGGCCGCACTCGGCGCAGCGGAAGGGCGCCTCCCCGGAGTGCCTCCGGCGGTGCTGGCGGAGGGTGGCGCGGGCAGCGAAGGCGGCCCCGCAGTCCCGGCAGGGGAAGGGGCGCTGGCCGGCGTGCAGGCGCCGGTGGTGCTGCAGGGTGGCGGCCCGGGTGAAGCCCTTGCCGCAGTCGGAGCACTCGAAGGGGCGCTCGCCCGTGTGCAGCCGGCGGTGCTGGATCAGCGCGGTGGCCTGGGCGAAGCGCTCCCGGCACTGCCCGCAGCAGAAGGGGCGCTCGCCGGTGTGGGTGCGGCAGTGGGCCGCCAGGTGGGCGCTGCGGGCGAAGGCGGCCCCGCAGTCCTGGCAGGCGAAGGGGCGCTCGCCGGTGTGGGAGCGCTGGTGGCGCAGCAGGttggagctctggctgaagcccCGGCCGCACTCGGCGCAGCGGAAGGGGCGCTCCCCGGTGTGGGACTGGCGGTGCCGGGCCAGGTCGGCTTTGGTGCCGAAGCGCCGGTCGCAGTCGCCGCAGCGGAAGGGGCGCTCCCCGGTGTGGGTGCGACGGTGCTGCGCCAGGTTGGCATTCTGGGTGAAGCGCTTGCCGCACTCAGCGCAGGCAAAGGGGCGCTCCCCGGTGTGGGTCCGCTCGTGCTTCACCAGGCGGGCGCTCACGGCGAAGCCGCGGCCACATTCGGCGCACACGTAGCGCTGCTGAGCTCCTCGGGGCTGGGGGACTGGCCCGGCGGGGGTCGCTGGCTGCTGCCTAGAGCCGCTTCTCCTTCCCGACCGGCGCAGGCTCCTGACCCGCTCTGAGCGCTGGCAAACGTCCAGCTGGGCTCCTCTGGGTGCCCCGTCCAGCtgggcagccccctcctcgcTCGCCCGGTCATCTGCTGAGACACAGATGTGAGTAGCTCCCTGCACCGGGGCAAAGGGACCCTGCGGGTGGGAGTGCGTGTcactaataaacctctgtttgtagggctgggaaccagggtctgacccccaaacccacccatGGGGAGGGCAGAGTGTCCAGTTCTGCTGCATATCCTGGCTGAGCCCTAGAGacaacatggggtggggggttccccagCGCTAGTGGGGCCGTATCACAGGTCAGGTGAATACAGGTGGTCATGCTGGGAGCTTTGCAGCAGTTTTGGGGCCATTCCGCGCCAGAGCTGGGTTAAGCCCTTCCTCACCTGGGCTGGCACCACGTGGCATCTCCCCTTCCTCACAGCCCTGGGGATCCGGGACCTGCAGCTCCTCCCTGCACTCCATCTGGGAGTTGAGGGCAGCCTGGGACAGGGGAAGGAGATGGGAGAGGTCAGGGTTTAAGCTGGATTCTCACGGCCCTGGCCCCATCTCCAAGCCCCGTTCTCTCTGGACACAACGGATCTAGATTCTGCATGTCTGGCAAAAGGCTCAGTCACCATATCGCACTGCAGCCCCCAGCTCTTCCCAGTGAGGGAGCCCCCGGAGTAGCCGTTGACCACCTGAGACAGGGCCCCCTCCCCAGTCACGCCTTCACCAAGAGAAGGGACTCACCATGCTGCTCCCCGATGCGTCACGAAGGCAGGTCACGCTACCGAGGCTGGGAGAAGCCTGTCGAGAAATAACAGCGTCAGAGCCTGGGGAATCTCCAGGGGAGCAGTATGCAGGGCCGCAGGGACACTGGCAGCCGAGCCCTCGGGGACTGCCCCAGGCCGGGAAACGAAACCCAGGGAGTTAAGGCCAGTTCAAACCTCCCCACTTTCCACTCCACGTGCCAGGCCGGACGAGCTGGTCCCATGGCCCCGTTCGGCCTCACACTCGACCAGAGGTTGCTTTGGTTTCACCCAAGGGTATTTCATAACAATCTCACTTTTTCCTTCAGCTTCTGGAACGGGGTCGGAGCCCCCGAGCAGTGCATGAGGGGTGCATCCCACACACCTGCAGGGAGCCTCCAGGAAGGCAGCCAGGCAGCCAGGAGACTCCAAGCCCACCGCTACCCCTGGCCGTCCGTTCAGGGGTTTATCGTCTCATGGCACTTGGGCACTACACTGTTGCCAGTTAACCCAGAGGCATCTGCCCATCCTCTCAGCCCTGGGGAGCCACGACCCGACCCGGGGCTCTTCCACCCAGGAAgtcagggcagcctggggggcggggtcccgctggtggggaaggagacaGGCGTCTCCCATGGCACCATCCGTGTCCTGGGGGAGAGCCAGGCCCTCTCGGGGGCAGGGAGGCTGTGCCCGGGCGGGGATCCGGGGAGGCCCctctgctggggggcgggggacagaGGGCAGTGTCCAGCCCCTCTATGACAGTAGGGAGAATCTCCCGCAGAGGCTGCAGCCGCCCCCCCGCCTAGTGCAGGAAGCCCGGCCCCGATCTCCTGCTCGATCCCGGGCGCCGCCCCCCGCGGCTCCCCCAGTTACCGGGGCCCCCGGGCTGGCGCCGCGTCCCCTGCGCTCCCCCGCGGGGCCCCGGGCGCAGCCGGCTCGGTGCGCGCTGGGCGGAGCGGGACGTGGGGCAGCGAGCGCCGCCGCCTGCGCTCCGGAGCCAGCCCCCTCTGGCGGCGCCTGCTCCCGGCCgggccctgcccagggcagccCCGAAGAGTGAGGGGGCCTGGGGATGTTactggccccctgcccagccccccagagAGGGGTCTGCCTCGGCTGTGTCGCAATCTGGCTCTATTTGGGGGCCCTatccctggggggctggggcgtGTGGGGGGCTGCTGCCTGAACCCCGCGGCTGAGATCTCGCCCCCATTTTGCTGGTTGCTGCAGACACTGACCGAGATCCGGGCCCCCCTTGACACCAGCTGCtgcacagctccccccccccccccagctccgggaggggcAGATGATCCAGCTCCGTAATTGCTGGTGCTGAATGAAAGCAGTTTTGTCAGGCtttgcagccccccaccccctcttatGATCAGACTCACCAGCTGGTTATGAGCAGGGTTTGGGGCCAGGTTTCCAGACCCGGGGTGTTGCGTGTCCAAGTTAATGCCAACTCCCGCTTGTTGAATGACAGTGAGGAGTTGGAATTATTTACTCACAGGTTCCACCAGAGATTAGCACTGTACAGGACTGCGCAGAGCCAGGGGCTAACTAATCACCCTGTGACAGCAGATCCAgaacggctggggctgggactCCTTTGCTGCACTTGGAGGGATGCCTGGTTTCATTCCCCAGCTCAGTTCCAAGACCAGTGTCAAAAAGACCCTCTGCCAAAAGAAACATATATTCTAATGTCATAGCAGCTATACACGCTCAGTTTACCTGGTTTATGGGTGAAGGCAGGATTATTTACTGTCGAGAGGACTAATAATTCTTCAAGATAATAACGTTCACTGGCTCGCTCTTCCCCCCTAATCAGTCTTCCCTGTTGATTCCCTAATAGAAAACATCTGCTGGAACAATCCTCCCTTATCAGTTTCCCAGGTTTATATACGCTTATGTAAGCAGGATCGATATCTATGTGAAGGGGATGGTTCCTCAAACTAACTGGAGTTTTATAGACACAGGGAAGCCACAGATTGTTAGCTATAATCTAACACACAGAATTCCTGAATAGGAacctactcaatgtgcagcggcaggcaAAATTAACAGAGTGTTGGGAAGCGTTAGAAAAGGGAtcgataacaagacagaaaatatcatattgcctctatataaatccatggtacacccacaccttgaataccgtgtgcagatgtggtcaccccatctcaaaaaaagatatattggaattggaaaaggttcagaaaagggcaacaaaaattattaggggtatggaacggtttctgtatgaggggagattaagaagactgggaacttttcagcttcaaaaagagacaactaagcggggaatatgatagaggtctataaaatcatgactggcgtggagaaagtgactaaggaagtattatttactcctcataacacatgaactaggggtcacccaatgaaattaacaggcagcaggtttaaaacaaacaaaaggaagtatttcttcacacaacacacagtcaacctgtggaactctttgtcagaggatgttgtgaaggccaagactataacagggttcaaaaaagaactagatacattcagggaggataggtccatcaatggctattaaccaggacaggcagggacgGTTTACAtcttggaccagatcttgtgctccacattccttctgaagcacctggcattggctactgtcggaagacaggatactgtgttagatggacctttggtctgaccgagGATGGCCACTCTTACGTTCTTATTGATCAAGGTTACTTATCAGTCAAGAACCAGTGTTCTGGGCCTTACAATTCACACATACTCTTTGTTAATATCCTAGAGATTCTAAAGAATAGTTAATATATAAATGAATCAAATATACATAAAGAAAAGGCCTAAAAGGGTGAATATTTACTAACAGGTACTAACAGTACATAGCTAGAGGAGCGTATGGGGTTAGGCAGCACGAGGGGTGTGGGGCGGTGGATTTATCGGCAGAGGGAGGATGGATGGGGTCAAAGGGGTTTGCGGTGGTGGCTGGTCTCCGTGCAATGTCAGCCCTAGGGCTCTCACGGGGTTCGGGGGGGGTCAGAGGCCTGGTCTCCTGTGAAATCCAATGGGGCTGGAGCCCCGCCCTCTGCACTGCCCACTCCGGCAGAGTTTCActgccagccccagctcccagagtcctgcGATCCCGCCTCTGGGCACAAGCACAGATCAGGGCTGTGGGGGACGCCTGACAACCCGCCGCAGACAGGCACAGCCGGGCGGCTCAgcccctgacaccgaccccccgccccccgtgacCTTACAGTGACCCGGTGTTAGGGGCTGGGGCTTGGCCAGGctgcctctccagctccctgtgccCCGCCTCGCTGCAAGGCGGCCGCCCGCCCTCTCGCCCGGCAAGGGCTGCAGCCCCCGCCgccctgggagcagggcatgctgggagatgtagttctgAGCAGCGTGGCCAGGACAGCAGCCGAGCAGCCTGCTGGGACATGCATCCAGAACCTGTGACGGGTCACGATGGGGGATTCCCTTGGGCGCAGGGAATGCTGGGAGATGCATCTCTTACTGAGCATGATGCATGCTGGGAGATTCCGCAGGGGCACAAGGCGTGCTCGAAGATGCACCGCCCACTTGAGGCCGGGCATGCCGGGAGATGCATCTCTACCGGGAGTGATGCATGCCGGGAGAGTCCTCTTGGTCGcggtgcatgctgggagatgtagtcctgaGGTGCTCAGCGCCTACACAGGCAGCGTTTGAACAAGGGGCAGAGAAGCAGTATCTGTTCAGGTGCCCCTGTTGTGGGATAACtgtgcagcagccccccccctccGCTCAGGGCAGCGAGGCCCCCAGCatggctcctgccctctgccccctcccccccgagccctGGGGCTGGACAGGGCTGTGATACCCTGACCTGGGCGTGCAGGGGACACCGAAATACACCAGCAATAATGCACACCCTGTACGCGAACAATAATGCACACCCCAAATCTGGGCTCTGGGCTCTTTCTGAGCGGTTTGGCATGGAAAGCTAGCATTGGAGGGTAtcagttacccaggaaagaattttctgtagtgtctggctggtgaatcttgcccatgtgctcagggttcagctgatcgccatatctggggtcgggaaggaattttcctccagggcagattggaagaggccctggggctttttgccttcctctgcagcatggggcacgggtcacttgctggaggattctctgctccttgaagtctttaaaccatgatttgaggacttcaatagctcagacataggtgagaggtttatcgcaggagtgggtgggtgagattctgtggcctgtgttgtgcaggaggtcagactagatgatcataatggtcccttctgaccttagtatctatgaatctatctatgaatCAGCTGAGCACATGTCCAGTGGATGCAGGATGGGCTCACAGACCAAACTCTGAGCAGCAGTGGACAAGCTCCATAAAACGTGGTGGTCTCTAGTGAGGTTCTGTGGGGATCGTGCCAGCCCTGGTGCAATTCACCATGATCTCCATTGACGTCGAAATCAGTCTAAGCTCACCACTGAGAAAATCCCAAATATCGGCAGGGTGGAGGACAGGGTATACAGAGCCATCTGGACTGCTCGGGAAAATGGCCtaattcaaacaaaatgcattttaatccAGCCCAGTGCAAAGTGACACATCAAGGCCAAAGGAAACCAGGCCAGCCCTACCAACTGGGAGATGAGTCCTGGACAGCAGCCGCCCTGGAAAGGACTGAGGGGGCACAAAAAGCAAGACACTCGCCACGAGCTCCCAGAGCGATGCTGTGGCACAAGAGCTAAGGGGAGGTGCAAATGTATAAACAGGGTGGTGAGCGGGAAGAGGGTGGTGAGGGTACCTCTGTGTAGGTCACTGGGTTGAGATGGATACGGGAGCACCGggcctccagccctgctctggtgGCCACATTGTACAGGGATGTGGAAGGTGCAGAGCAGAGCCACACAATAACTGGAGGGGCCTGGAGACAGGCCTGCCAGGGAGAGGCCCATCCCAAAGCAGACAGAGCGGAGACTTGATCACAGTGTCCAAGGCCCAGCCCAGGGCAGAATCCCCCAGGCCGGAGAAGGGCAGAAGAGGCGGTGGCTGGCAGCGGAAGCCAGACCGAGCCAAAGCAGAAATAAGGCACCGGGTCCCCCAGTGCCGGTGAGGAGCCCCCAAAGGCAGGGCGGGTGGGACGGATCCGCCGCCGCCCGCACCGCTGCTCGGCTCCAGGAGCCCGGCGCCAGGCGCTGGCTGAGCTCGCAGCCCGGCCGGGAGCAGGCGCCGCCAGAGGGGGCTGGCTCCGGAGCGCAGGCGGCGGCGCTCGCTGCCCCACGTCCCGCTCAGCCCAGCGCGCACCGAGCCGGCTGCGCCCGGGGGCCCCGTGGGGCGAGCGCAGGGGACGCGGCGCCAGCCCGGGGGCCCCGGTAACTGGGGGAGCCGCGGGGGGCGGCGCCCGGGATCGAGCAGGGGATCGGGGCCGGGGCCCCTGTGCGCGGGGAGTCGTGCGGGCCCATCTGCCCGCGGGGCggccggggctcggggctgcCTTGGGAGCGATGGTGCatggggtgcggggtgtgggtGTGAGAAATCCCGGCCCAGCCAGAGAGGACGTGTATGTGCCCGCCGGTGCAATGATGTGTTGATGTCCCcaagtggggtgtggggggggtctcccctgcacagttgtggggtgggggttgctgCGGGGAGTGGTGGCCCCGGCTGGGTCCTGTTTTACCCTCCTTCACTGGCCTCTGCTCTTGTTCTTTCCTTTGAAGCAGCGTTGCAGCCccgataccaggctagatgggcccctGCTCTTACTGGGCCTGGCAGGTCCTGAGCAGCAGCTTGTGCATCCCCCAGGTGAACCCATGTGTGTACCTGGCTGGGGCGGGGCGCTTTTCATGGTTGTGGGGATCTGTCCCCATGGGCGGGGGCAGTGAATATGCAGAAGTGCCCATCTCTCCGTGGGGGAGCAGAAGTGGAGGAgatgtggggggctggagggagtggggagcagacAGGGGGAGAGCAGCCAGGACTGAGCGTGGGAATCTTCTTGTTTCAGAGCCTGAGCGCGCAGGGAGGTGGCCAGGGGCATCTGCCAGGCAGAGCAGCCCTGTACAGCGACCCAATGCAGGAAGACATGCAGGAGCCCAGGTTCACAGCTGCTGTGAGTGAGAAGCCCATTCCTCTCCATTAGCAGGAGCTTTGCTGGTTCTGGAGGGCAGGGGGCGGTGTCAGAGCCAGAGGCGGCTGGAGACCGGCCCCGCTGGGCCCCTGAATGCTCGAGAGAGACTGTCCCATTGCCCCTCGTTCCCGGTGGAAGGAGATTCTGAGAcagtgacatggtcaaagcacgCACCTAGGGCTTGTGCCCacctggagctgggctggagcagagctgcgCCTCCTTCCGAATGCACCAGCCCTGGCACCGCTGTATGCGCAGTTCTGGCTGGATCACCCTTGCAGAGCTTTCTGTCTCCTCCAGAGAGGGACGTGACGGGCTCGTGGGGGAGCCGTTCAGGTGTACGGCA
This genomic interval from Lepidochelys kempii isolate rLepKem1 chromosome 13, rLepKem1.hap2, whole genome shotgun sequence contains the following:
- the LOC140897180 gene encoding uncharacterized protein; its protein translation is MPLRTFTKGLEGNLNSQLVKRAAGTQTTREEEELLMLKDSVGTETNGDKRAGVNAGWKEKVVSNHQGLPGPPGWRRVPCARPTGPPGAAGSVRAGLSGTWGSERRRLRSGASPLWRRLLPAGLRAQPAPGAGLLEPSSGPGREQAPPEGAGSGAQAAALAAPRPAPPSAHRAGCARGPAGERRGRGASPGAPASPSLGSVTCLRDASGSSMAALNSQMECREELQVPDPQGCEEGEMPRGASPADDRASEEGAAQLDGAPRGAQLDVCQRSERVRSLRRSGRRSGSRQQPATPAGPVPQPRGAQQRYVCAECGRGFAVSARLVKHERTHTGERPFACAECGKRFTQNANLAQHRRTHTGERPFRCGDCDRRFGTKADLARHRQSHTGERPFRCAECGRGFSQSSNLLRHQRSHTGERPFACQDCGAAFARSAHLAAHCRTHTGERPFCCGQCRERFAQATALIQHRRLHTGERPFECSDCGKGFTRAATLQHHRRLHAGQRPFPCRDCGAAFAARATLRQHRRRHSGEAPFRCAECGRRFAVSSALLRHQHVHTGERPFTCHECGSGFSQSSALVRHQRLHD